The following are from one region of the Gadus chalcogrammus isolate NIFS_2021 chromosome 19, NIFS_Gcha_1.0, whole genome shotgun sequence genome:
- the nop14 gene encoding nucleolar protein 14 yields the protein MVKPQKKRSLVDKVRKSKTSAEIKNNPFEVKINRKKFEVLGRKSKHDVGLPGVSRSKAINKRKDTLLKEHQNKHKSNKFIDRRFGEYDTNMDPEDKILERFSMERQKQHDKKDMFNLNEEEELTHYGQSLAEMEKFNDLMDSDSEPDEKGLLSAELTRSHFGGGGGLLRKKAGDDKGGAPRAKSRQELIEELIQKSKLQKRERQVQKEETFELTEKLDKDWKSIQTLLANKPSKAERDELQPEKPKVQLDEYDMMVRELGFEMKAAPSEKLKTPEELAREERERLQRLEADRLRRMLGDAVESAPKAPAHLSADDLNDGFILDKDDKKPLSYKDGKWLSGEGEDKGDEGDDEGEDEEGEGGEEEEEEDEEEDDGEGVAVGDDDEDGDEEEDEEADSHSDLDSEKESGEEAEIMEEEEEEEEAAPGVILTEEELKAQQEAAKSELPYTFTAPENQGEFVALLKGHSPDHQCVILARTQKCNHPSLAVGNKLKLQKLFGFLLEYMGDLACSSPPDLGTIDKLIPQLYDMGQMFPDAASKALRSVLADASHGMEEDLEGSGRSPFPSLDMLVYLKVVALLFPTSDYRHPVTTPALLFICQSLSKCPVTSLQDVTSGLVLCCLALEYVSLSKRLLPELLNFLCGILHLAVPDKTSTGYSVVPPFKHAGKHSDLLLLSEPQSSATWTNHTLPLALTQHLELTDNLHRDHHRMTCLSTCLDLVKHCCVLYKDSASFTALFQPIHTLLSRHLPLQTHPEVLQELKTEILAAVDGEPRSHNPLLFEKQKPIPLRMFTPKIVEVLDYGKRRGNTKEQKESERTKHKYKKEFKGALREIRKDNRFMAREKLQETMSRDSERKRKVKELYGSLGTQEGEWKALRRRKK from the exons ATGGTGAAGCCACAGAAAAAGAGGAGCCTTGTGGATAAGGTTCGCAAATCCAAGACCTCTGCTGAAATCAAAAATAACCCTTTCGAGGTGAAAATTAACAGGAAGAAATTTGAGGTTTTGGGAAGAAAATCCAAACATGATGTGGGCCTACCCGGTGTGTCTCGGTCCAAAGCAATCAACAAG AGAAAAGATACACTTCTCAAGGAACATCAAAACAAGCACAAGTCCAATAAATTTATTGACCGGCGGTTTGGAGAATATGACACGAATATGGACCCCGAGGACAAGATCCTCGAGAGGTTCTCCATGGAGAGACAG AAACAACACGACAAGAAAGACATGTTTAATCtgaacgaggaagaggagctcaCTCACTACGGCCAGTCGTTGGCCGAGATGGAGAAATTCAATGACCTGATGGACAGTGACAGCGAACCAGACGAGAAAGGACTTCTGTCGG cgGAGCTCACCCGGTCCCActtcggcggcggcgggggtctCCTGAGGAAGAAGGCAGGGGACGATAAGGGGGGGGCACCGAGGGCCAAGAGCCGGCAGGAGCTGATCGAGGAGCTCATCCAGAAGTCCAAGCTGCAGAAG CGCGAGCGGCAGGTGCAGAAGGAAGAGACCTTTGAGCTGACTGAGAAGCTGGACAAGGACTGGAAGAGCATCCAGACCCTCCTGGCCAACAAGCCCTCCAAAGCCGAGCGGGATGAACTCCAGCCGGAGAAACCCAAG GTGCAGCTGGACGAGTACGACATGATGGTGAGGGAGCTGGGCTTCGAGATGAAGGCCGCGCCCTCGGAGAAGCTGAAGACCCCCGAGGAGCTGGCCCGAGAGGAGCGGGAGCGCCTGCAGAGGCTGGAG GCGGACCGCCTGCGCAGGATGCTGGGGGACGCGGTGGAGAGCGCTCCCAAGGCCCCGGCCCACCTGTCGGCCGACGACCTCAACGACGGCTTCATCCTCGACAAGGACGACAAGAAGCCCCTGAGCTACAAG GACGGGAAATGGCTGAGTGGGGAAGGGGAGGACAAGGGTGACGAAGGTGATGACGAaggggaggatgaagagggtgagggtggagaggaggaggaggaggaggatgaggaagaagacgatggaGAAGGGGTTGCCGTGggtgatgacgatgaggatggtgatgaagaagaggatgaggaggcggACAGCCACTCTGACCTGGACTCTGAAAAAGAGAGCGGGGAAGAGGCGGAGAtaatggaggaagaggaggaggaggaagaggctgcACCCGGCGTCATCCTGACCGAGGAGGAATTAAAGGCACAGCAGGAAGCGGCCAAATCAGAGCTGCCCTACACCTTCACTG ctccAGAGAACCAAGGCGAGTTTGTGGCCTTGCTCAAGGGCCACTCCCCAGATCACCAGTGTGTGATCCTGGCTCGCACCCAGAAATGCAACCACCCGAGTCTGGCTGTGGGCAACAAGCTCAAGCTGCAG AAACTCTTTGGCTTCCTGTTGGAGTACATGGGAGACTTGGCCTGCAGCAGTCCACCTGACCTCGGCACCATCGATAAGCTCATACC aCAGCTGTACGACATGGGCCAGATGTTCCCCGACGCCGCCTCCAAGGCCCTGCGCAGCGTGCTGGCCGACGCCAGCCACGGCAtggaggaggacctggagggCAGCGGGCGTTCCCCCTTCCCCAGCCTCGACATG CTGGTGTACCTGAAGGTGGTGGCGCTGCTGTTCCCCACGTCTGACTACAGACACCCGGTCACCACGCCCGCCCTACTATTCATCTGCCAGAGTCTCTCCAAG TGTCCGGTGACATCACTGCAGGATGTGACATCAGGCTTGGTGTTGTGTTGCCTGGCATTGGAGTACGTCTCGCTCTCTAAGCGCCTCCTGCCCGAGCTCCTCAACTTCCTGTGTGGGATATTACACCTGGCAGTGCCGGACAAGACCTCTACAG GCTACTCGGTGGTGCCGCCGTTCAAGCACGCGGGGAAACACAGCGACCTGCTCCTGCTGTCCGAGCCACAGTCCAGCGCCACCTGGACCAATCACACGCTGCCCCTGGCTCTGACTCAACACCTGGAGCTCACAGACAACCTGCACAGGGACCACCATAG gatGACCTGTCTCTCCACCTGCCTGGACCTGGTGAAGCACTGCTGTGTGCTCTACAAGGACTCAGCTTCGTTCACCGCCCTCTTCCAGCCCATCCACACACTGCTCTCTAGGCATCTTCCCCTCCAGACCCACCCGGAGGTCCTCCAG GAGCTGAAAACGGAGATCCTGGCAGCCGTCGACGGCGAACCGCGCTCCCATAATCCTCTGTTGTTTGAGAAGCAGAAGCCCATTCCTCTCCGGATGTTCACTCCCAAGATCGTGGAAGT GCTGGACTACGGGAAGAGACGAGGGAACACGAAGGAGCAGAAGGAGTCTGAGCGCACCAAGCACAAGTACAAGAAGGAGTTCAAGGGCGCGCTGCGGGAGATCAGGAAGGACAACCGCTTCATGGCCCGGGAGAAGCTGCAAGAGACCATGAGCAG AGactcagagaggaagaggaaggtgaaGGAGCTGTATGGGAGCTTGGGCACCCAGGAGGGAGAGTGGAAGGCACTCAGAAGGAGGAAGAAGTGA
- the LOC130372167 gene encoding alpha-synuclein-like, with translation MDAFLKGISRAKDGVVAAAEKTKQGVTGAAEMTKDGVIFVGTKTKDGVTTVAGKTVTGVSNVGGAVVSGVTNVAHKTVEGAGNIVAATGLVKRDPAKNEEEAAAAQTALDSPVDADSADATEGEDD, from the exons ATGGACGCGTTCCTTAAGGGCATCTCGAGAGCCAAGGACGGCGTGGTGGCCGCGGCGGAGAAAACCAAACAGGGAGTGACCGGCGCGGCTGAGATGACGAAAGACGGGGTGATCTTTGTCG GTACCAAGACGAAGGATGGAGTGACAACAG TTGCAGGAAAAACTGTGACTGGGGTGTCCAACGTGGGCGGGGCCGTGGTTTCCGGGGTTACCAACGTCGCCCACAAGACAGTGGAGGGGGCAGGCAACATTGTTGCTGCAACAGGATTGGTCAAGCGAGATCCAGCCAAAAAT GAAGAGGAGGCTGCGGCAGCACAGACCGCCCTGGACTCTCCGGTAGATGCAGACAGTGCAGACGCTACTGAG GGGGAGGACGACTAG